The following proteins are encoded in a genomic region of Necator americanus strain Aroian chromosome II, whole genome shotgun sequence:
- a CDS encoding hypothetical protein (NECATOR_CHRII.G6110.T1): MFLCLYKPDLIFITETWLTTKILDSELVGNLPYNVYRSDRSMRRGGGVCVLVKAFISAQIVTGDNDLKADLLSAEILCADDLTQLRFILVYRPPNSSAADDKKLVDVLSDLAVMNHQTIILGDFNLHIDWINSVAFNSSSSLFLDFFTSADFVQNVNLPTHADKVLDILLTPSAYTLDVELLPPLASSDHAIVHFETPVSMSAPRIPFPNFFAADYLSLNDYFSGVDWFTLFNQYSSCSDIYRRFCKKVYEGLAKFVPFRFPRPFCSNLPPQLKALISQKQRLFEELNHPLHNPLYKKVCSDIDFHMKRYLRYRERHLVHSKSMKPFYLYLRHKMKGNGKLPGLTDQTGVTYIRDADKANALALHFASVFSSECSNNTPEIVGIGPIQQQCRAIFFHPSDIYKYLKSLKPSVSETYDGIPPIVYKECAATLCCPLTHIFNISMLLGEVPEVWKSAIVTAIPKSPGTNLLSNYRPISLLPTPAKIMEKIIRDKLLSWLKKFHLIPAQQHGFVGGASTSTNLIDSIFDWSLACNQGKSIDIIYVDLSKAFDKVCHSKLIAKLKYFGITGHIIDWMISYLNMRSMTVKVGHKYSAKFPCRSGVPQGGVLSPLLFLIYTIDLPNVIRTSSHVSVQMYADDIKIYGIYDDENYLEVRNALQTSLAKMSDWASKWDLRINHDKSLVMHIGKGNVAEYSMNGVALKICKSVRDLGIFVDYNLNFTEHIDHIVRKAYSALFRLFRIVHTSNPTILTRLYKSFVLPHLEYGSQIWSPSKKNI; encoded by the coding sequence ATGTTCCTCTGCTTGTACAAACCGgatctaatttttattactgAAACTTGGTTAACCACTAAAATTTTGGACTCTGAGCTCGTTGGTAACCTGCCCTATAATGTCTACCGTTCGGACCGATCCATGAGAAGAGGAGGTGGGGTGTGCGTTCTTGTCAAGGCATTTATTAGTGCTCAAATCGTTACTGGTGACAACGATCTTAAAGCTGACTTACTCTCCGCTGAAATTTTGTGTGCTGATGATTTGACGCAACTTCGTTTTATACTCGTATACCGACCTCCAAATAGTTCTGCTGCTGATGATAAAAAACTTGTAGACGTACTTAGCGATCTTGCGGTTATGAATCATCAAACTATTATTCTCGGGGACTTCAATCTACATATAGATTGGATTAACTCCGTAGCTTTCAACTCATCTTCATCgcttttcttagattttttcaccAGTGCTGATTTCGTGCAAAATGTGAATCTGCCTACCCACGCTGATAAGGTTCTTGACATCCTCCTTACACCTAGCGCCTACACTCTAGATGTTGAGCTTCTTCCACCCCTAGCCTCATCCGACCACGCAATTGTCCATTTCGAAACACCTGTATCTATGTCAGCTCCAAGAATTCCGTTTCCTAACTTTTTCGCGGCTGACTACCTTTCCTTAAACGATTACTTTTCTGGTGTTGACTGGTTTACTCTATTCAATCAATATTCTTCATGTTCGGACATTTATCGCAGATTCTGCAAGAAGGTTTATGAGGGTCTTGcaaaatttgttccttttcgatTTCCTCGCCCCTTTTGTTCTAATCTTCCACCTCAGCTGAAAGCCTTAATCTCTCAGAAACAACGTCTTTTTGAGGAGCTAAACCATCCTTTACATAACCCGCTGTACAAGAAAGTATGTTCTGACATTGACTTCCACATGAAAAGATATCTTCGTTATCGAGAGCGCCACTTAGTGCACAGCAAATCCATGAAGCCCTTTTATTTGTACTTAAGGCATAAAATGAAAGGCAATGGAAAACTTCCTGGTCTTACAGATCAAACAGGAGTTACTTATATCAGAGATGCTGATAAAGCTAATGCCCTAGCCTTGCATTTTGCCAGTGTGTTTTCTTCAGAGTGCAGTAATAATACTCCAGAAATTGTTGGCATTGGTCCTATCCAACAGCAGTGCCGTGCCATATTTTTCCATCCTTCAGATATCTACAAATATCTCAAGTCTCTCAAACCGTCGGTCAGTGAAACATATGACGGAATCCCGCCAATTGTATATAAGGAGTGTGCTGCTACTTTATGTTGTCCTCTAACCCATATCTTTAACATCTCTATGCTATTAGGTGAAGTTCCGGAGGTGTGGAAAAGCGCCATAGTTACAGCAATTCCTAAGTCCCCAGGTACTAATCTGCTGAGCAACTATCGTCCTATTAGCTTATTACCAACGCCAgccaaaattatggaaaagattATCAGGGATAAACTGTTGTCTTGGCTAAAGAAGTTTCATCTGATTCCCGCTCAACAACATGGGTTTGTCGGTGGAGCTTCGACATCTACTAATCTAATTGATAGTATTTTTGACTGGTCCTTAGCTTGCAATCAAGGTAAATCGATTGATATAATATACGTTGACCTGTCTAAAGCCTTCGATAAAGTATGCCACTCTAAATTAATTGCTAAGCTTAAGTACTTCGGAATAACGGGCCATATTATAGATTGGATGATCTCGTATCTTAATATGAGAAGTATGACAGTCAAAGTCGGCCACAAATACTCAGCCAAGTTCCCTTGCAGAAGTGGAGTTCCACAAGGAGGAGTTCTCTCCCCTCTCTTGTTTCTCATCTACACTATCGACTTACCTAATGTTATCAGAACCTCTTCTCACGTCAGTGTCCAAATGTACGCTGATGACATTAAGATTTACGGCATATACGATGACGAGAACTACCTCGAAGTACGCAATGCACTTCAGACATCACTAGCTAAAATGTCCGACTGGGCCTCCAAATGGGATCTGCGCATTAACCACGACAAGTCTCTGGTTATGCATATAGGTAAAGGGAATGTGGCTGAGTATAGTATGAATGGTGTAGCtcttaaaatttgtaaatctGTAAGAGACTTAgggatttttgtggattataACCTCAACTTCACAGAACATATTGATCATATTGTAAGGAAAGCATACTCGGCCCTTTTTCGACTATTCCGCATTGTTCACACCTCTAATCCAACTATTCTCACTCGTCTATACAAATCGTTCGTCTTACCTCATCTTGAATATGGCTCTCAAATTTGGagcccttcaaagaaaaatatatag
- a CDS encoding hypothetical protein (NECATOR_CHRII.G6111.T1): MPVRSTRVTKKQAALSSQSNPRGETSTAECSQTFETNYNELSAAELISAIAERNKDPVISKMLAALSEKVRMDFAEQFEADKRSRSVVISGLPDSGSSERLDNLEEKVNDILLALNVSCRPVDLYRMGKPNASHPRLVKVVFPSQFYWRRALANARLLRGAGFPNVYIRRSMTPDERKREYELRQEARERNRGKSQREWVVYRGELRHISDIKRNTSGNA; the protein is encoded by the coding sequence ATGCCAGTTAGATCCACTCGCGtcacaaaaaaacaagctGCACTTTCGTCGCAGTCTAATCCTCGTGGTGAGACTAGCACGGCAGAATGTTCACAAACATTTGAAACAAACTACAACGAATTATCAGCAGCAGAATTGATCAGCGCTATCGCTGAACGAAACAAGGACCCGGTTATAAGTAAGATGCTAGCAGCACTTTCTGAAAAAGTTAGGATGGATTTCGCCGAACAGTTTGAAGCGGACAAGCGCTCGCGAAGCGTAGTAATCAGTGGACTCCCTGACTCGGGGTCTTCAGAGAGACTGGACAACCTGGAGGAAAAAGTCAACGATATTTTGCTTGCTTTAAATGTGAGCTGTCGTCCAGTTGATCTATACCGGATGGGTAAACCTAATGCTTCACATCCACGCCTAGTAAAAGTCGTTTTTCCCTCTCAGTTCTACTGGCGTCGAGCGCTTGCTAATGCGCGCCTTCTTCGCGGTGCAGGTTTTCCCAATGTTTATATCCGCAGAAGTATGACACCTGATGAAAGGAAACGAGAGTATGAACTGAGACAAGAAGCACGCGAGCGTAACAGAGGAAAAAGTCAGCGGGAGTGGGTGGTTTACCGTGGCGAACTAAGGCACATCTCGGACATTAAGCGAAACACATCGGGAAACGCGTAA
- a CDS encoding hypothetical protein (NECATOR_CHRII.G6112.T1) — MSGTTSDSTIYNSYLAHPAVRLTTSDSRSTSIFSKYTIASSNKRSDVVNVTIDVGPLRLQRFVVLARISLDSDRYGPPYRLECSRLHNCTVPHVALTLLY, encoded by the exons atgagcggaaccacctctgattccacaatctacaactcaTATCTAGCTCATCCAGCGGTTCGCCTCACTACGTCAGActcgcg GTCAACAAGCATATTTAGCAAATACACAATTGCTTCCAGCAACAAAAG AAGCGACGTGGTGAATGTAAcgatcgacgtgggaccactGCGACTGCAGCGATTTGTGGTGCTGGCAAGGATCTCCCTCGATTCCGACCGCTACGGTCCACCGTACCGCCtcgagtgcagccgcctacacaactgcaccgttccTCATGTTGccttgaccctactatactaa
- a CDS encoding hypothetical protein (NECATOR_CHRII.G6113.T1) produces the protein MLPSLRTRTSLMIITCRLRQSIASQSDFACPGARHWERKEYSRHNRDYGRRRARGRWFAVGAPLLGLSWLVTIKDALGIEPVRLDKDSLKEKIKQSWLHRKYGRYREAIDVLELALVEAEQRKEPLPITRVYDELANTYYQMGNLDDALKYFQLVVNRLVSLHGKRDKDPEFIGVSLKLADIFAQKGQLDDAETGFSHCVRKQMQVVDEHMKKYSVAQGALVEDRHVVDTHGPIFTDPIALFGMALENFAHFLVTYRDEERLQEAEEYMDEVMKISYQLYGATSFHSINLLNNFGAALILRNRFESALKYLSIGIDRILYVNECASMIPGYYCNYAEALFHVGRKTEALEYARKAVLLSKSEEPRIQQYAQKFLRDLEKDSKEKRQRSWWLF, from the exons aTGCTCCCGTCCTTACGGACGCGAACCTCGCTGATGATAATAACGTGCCGCCTACGCCAAAGCATTGCAAGCCAGAGTGATTTTGCTTGTCCTGGGGCTCGTCATTGGGAAAGGAAGGAGTATAGTCGTCATAACAGAGACTATGGAAGAAGGCGCGCGAGAGG GAGATGGTTTGCAGTAGGCGCCCCGCTTTTAGGTCTTTCTTGGCTTGTTACAATAAAGGATGCATTGGGCATCGAACCAGTAAGGTTGGacaaggattctctgaaagagaaaatcaaaCAG TCATGGTTGCACCGAAAGTATGGTAGGTACAGAGAGGCGATCGATGTTTTAGAACTAGCCTTAGTAGAGGCCGAGCAACGAAAGGAGCCGTTACCCATTACGCG GGTCTACGATGAGCTTGCCAACACCTATTACCAGATGGGTAATCTCGACGATGCGCTCAAGTACTTTCAACTAGTAGTGAACCG GTTGGTGAGTCTTCATGGGAAACGAGACAAAGATCCCGAATTTATCGGTGTGTCTCTGAAATTAGCAGatatttttgctcaaaaagGTCAACTTGATGATGCTGAGACTGGATTCTCGCACTGTGTTCGCAAACAAATGCAG GTAGTCGATGAGCATATGAAAAAGTATAGCGTTGCTCAAGGAGCTCTTGTGGAAGACAGGCACGTCGTAGATACACACGGTCCTATTTTCACTGATCCAATTGCCTTGTTTGGAATGGCATTAGAGAACTTTGCTCATTTTCTA GTAACATATCGAGACGAGGAGCGATTGCAAGAAGCAGAGGAATACATGGATGAAGTAATGAAG ATCTCTTATCAGCTCTACGGCGCCACCTCTTTCCATTCCATCAATTTGCTGAATAATTTTGGTGCTGCTCTTATTCTTAGGAACAG ATTTGAATCAGCTCTGAAGTATTTGTCAATTGGCATTGACCGGATACTGTACGTGAACGAATGTGCGAGTATGATCCCCGGATATTACTGCAACTATGCCGAAGCTTTATTTCATGTTGGTCGAAAG acCGAAGCATTAGAGTATGCAAGAAAAGCTGTTTTACTGAGCAAGTCAGAGGAACCACGAATACAGCAATATGCTCAGAAATTCTTACGTGATCTAGAGAAAgattccaaggaaaaaagacaacGATCATGGTGGTTGTTCTAG
- a CDS encoding hypothetical protein (NECATOR_CHRII.G6113.T2), protein MIITCRLRQSIASQSDFACPGARHWERKEYSRHNRDYGRRRARGRWFAVGAPLLGLSWLVTIKDALGIEPVRLDKDSLKEKIKQSWLHRKYGRYREAIDVLELALVEAEQRKEPLPITRVYDELANTYYQMGNLDDALKYFQLVVNRLVSLHGKRDKDPEFIGVSLKLADIFAQKGQLDDAETGFSHCVRKQMQVVDEHMKKYSVAQGALVEDRHVVDTHGPIFTDPIALFGMALENFAHFLVTYRDEERLQEAEEYMDEVMKISYQLYGATSFHSINLLNNFGAALILRNRFESALKYLSIGIDRILYVNECASMIPGYYCNYAEALFHVGRKTEALEYARKAVLLSKSEEPRIQQYAQKFLRDLEKDSKEKRQRSWWLF, encoded by the exons ATGATAATAACGTGCCGCCTACGCCAAAGCATTGCAAGCCAGAGTGATTTTGCTTGTCCTGGGGCTCGTCATTGGGAAAGGAAGGAGTATAGTCGTCATAACAGAGACTATGGAAGAAGGCGCGCGAGAGG GAGATGGTTTGCAGTAGGCGCCCCGCTTTTAGGTCTTTCTTGGCTTGTTACAATAAAGGATGCATTGGGCATCGAACCAGTAAGGTTGGacaaggattctctgaaagagaaaatcaaaCAG TCATGGTTGCACCGAAAGTATGGTAGGTACAGAGAGGCGATCGATGTTTTAGAACTAGCCTTAGTAGAGGCCGAGCAACGAAAGGAGCCGTTACCCATTACGCG GGTCTACGATGAGCTTGCCAACACCTATTACCAGATGGGTAATCTCGACGATGCGCTCAAGTACTTTCAACTAGTAGTGAACCG GTTGGTGAGTCTTCATGGGAAACGAGACAAAGATCCCGAATTTATCGGTGTGTCTCTGAAATTAGCAGatatttttgctcaaaaagGTCAACTTGATGATGCTGAGACTGGATTCTCGCACTGTGTTCGCAAACAAATGCAG GTAGTCGATGAGCATATGAAAAAGTATAGCGTTGCTCAAGGAGCTCTTGTGGAAGACAGGCACGTCGTAGATACACACGGTCCTATTTTCACTGATCCAATTGCCTTGTTTGGAATGGCATTAGAGAACTTTGCTCATTTTCTA GTAACATATCGAGACGAGGAGCGATTGCAAGAAGCAGAGGAATACATGGATGAAGTAATGAAG ATCTCTTATCAGCTCTACGGCGCCACCTCTTTCCATTCCATCAATTTGCTGAATAATTTTGGTGCTGCTCTTATTCTTAGGAACAG ATTTGAATCAGCTCTGAAGTATTTGTCAATTGGCATTGACCGGATACTGTACGTGAACGAATGTGCGAGTATGATCCCCGGATATTACTGCAACTATGCCGAAGCTTTATTTCATGTTGGTCGAAAG acCGAAGCATTAGAGTATGCAAGAAAAGCTGTTTTACTGAGCAAGTCAGAGGAACCACGAATACAGCAATATGCTCAGAAATTCTTACGTGATCTAGAGAAAgattccaaggaaaaaagacaacGATCATGGTGGTTGTTCTAG
- a CDS encoding hypothetical protein (NECATOR_CHRII.G6114.T1), with product MNQLFLLVLALFTAGLTAVIMWRSCRITGYLNPIVSRNSFMSNAAVRPLTFEDIKVTDKAHQRLKEILSPGERLRVEVDGGGCSGFEYKIKVDTKLQEDDRLWKRDDVEVVIDDMSFGYLRGATIDYVEDLMKASFRVVNNPVADKGCSCGSSFAVKMD from the exons ATGAATCAGttatttcttttggttttggCATTGTTTACTGCAGGAT TGACAGCAGTGATTATGTGGAGATCATGTAGGATTACAGGGTATTTAAATCCTATTGTGTCTCGTAATTCCTTTATGAGTAACGCCGCAGTAAGACCGCTGACGTTTGAAGATATCAAAGTCACTGATAAAGCACATCAACGACTAAAG GAGATCCTTTCACCAGGTGAGCGATTGCGAGTAGAAGTAGACGGCGGTGGCTGCTCAGGATTCGAATACAAGATTAAGGTAGACACAAAACTTCAAGAAGACGATAGACTTTGGAAACGAGATGACGTGGAGGTCGTTATTGATGAT ATGTCATTTGGTTACTTGCGAGGAGCTACTATCGATTATGTGGAAGACTTGATGAAGGCGTCTTTTCGAGTCGTTAACAATCCTGTCGCCGATAAAGGTTGTTCATGTGGTTCCAGTTTCGCTGTAAAAATGGACTAA
- a CDS encoding hypothetical protein (NECATOR_CHRII.G6114.T2), translating into MSNAAVRPLTFEDIKVTDKAHQRLKEILSPGERLRVEVDGGGCSGFEYKIKVDTKLQEDDRLWKRDDVEVVIDDMSFGYLRGATIDYVEDLMKASFRVVNNPVADKGCSCGSSFAVKMD; encoded by the exons ATGAGTAACGCCGCAGTAAGACCGCTGACGTTTGAAGATATCAAAGTCACTGATAAAGCACATCAACGACTAAAG GAGATCCTTTCACCAGGTGAGCGATTGCGAGTAGAAGTAGACGGCGGTGGCTGCTCAGGATTCGAATACAAGATTAAGGTAGACACAAAACTTCAAGAAGACGATAGACTTTGGAAACGAGATGACGTGGAGGTCGTTATTGATGAT ATGTCATTTGGTTACTTGCGAGGAGCTACTATCGATTATGTGGAAGACTTGATGAAGGCGTCTTTTCGAGTCGTTAACAATCCTGTCGCCGATAAAGGTTGTTCATGTGGTTCCAGTTTCGCTGTAAAAATGGACTAA
- a CDS encoding hypothetical protein (NECATOR_CHRII.G6115.T1): MARKIDPFEQLTTQVGHPRMRRCGPTPALTTFAVYAPTSSYKKEVEAFYMDLEKFCREDNTSNRPSLIISKSKLALEERHKNFRWKPIAFDGERLSVFIMNTAIHPKELTIPEASFLR, encoded by the coding sequence atggcaaggAAAATCGAccctttcgaacaacttaccaCCCAAGTAGGACATccgcggatgagaagatgtggtccaacaccagctttgacaacCTTCgccgtttacgctccaacatcaagctacaaaaaagaagtcgaagctttctatatggacctagagaAATTCTGCAGAGAAGATAACACTTCTAACAGGCCATCGTTGATCATTTCAAAGTCAAAATTGGCCCTAGAAGAACGTCATAAGAACTTCAGATGGAAACCAATTGCCTTTGATGGAGAGAGGCTTTCTGTGTTCATCATGAACACGGCTATCCACCCAAAGGAACTTACAATTCCAGAAGCTTCGTTTCTACGCTAG